A section of the Oryza sativa Japonica Group chromosome 1, ASM3414082v1 genome encodes:
- the LOC4327172 gene encoding acidic endochitinase, with protein MAANKLKFSPLLALFLLAGIAVTSRAGDIAVYWGQNGDEGSLADACNSGLYAYVMVAFLSTFGNGQTPVLNLAGHCEPSSGGCTGQSSDIQTCQSLGVKVILSIGGGAGSYGLSSTQDAQDVADYLWNNFLGGSSGSRPLGDAVLDGVDFDIETGNPAHYDELATFLSRYSAQGGGKKVILTAAPQCPYPDASLGPALQTGLFDSVWVQFYNNPPCQYANGDASNLVSAWNTWTGGVSAGSFYVGVPAAEAAAGSGYVAPGDLTSAVLPAVQGNAKYGGIMVWNRFYDVQNNFSNQVKSSV; from the coding sequence ATGGCTGCTAATAAGCTCAAGTTCTCCCCTCTCCttgccctcttcctcctcgccggcataGCCGTCACCTCCCGTGCCGGCGACATCGCCGTGTACTGGGGCCAGAacggcgacgagggcagcctgGCCGACGCCTGCAACTCCGGCCTATACGCGTACGTCATGGTCGCCTTCCTCAGCACCTTCGGCAACGGCCAGACCCCTGTCCTCAACCTCGCCGGGCACTGCGAACCAAGCTCCGGCGGCTGCACCGGCCAGAGCTCGGACATCCAGACGTGCCAGTCGCTGGGCGTCAAGGTCATCCtgtccatcggcggcggcgccggcagctaCGGGCTGTCGTCCACCCAGGACGCCCAGGACGTGGCCGACTACCTGTGGAACAACTTCCTCGGCGGCAGCTCGGGCTCCCGGCCGCTCGGCGACGCCGTGCTGGACGGCGTCGACTTCGACATCGAGACCGGCAACCCGGCGCACTACGACGAGCTCGCCACGTTCCTGTCGCGGTACAGCGCGCAGGGGGGCGGCAAGAAGGTGATCCTGACGGCGGCGCCGCAGTGCCCCTACCCGGACGCGTCGCTGGGGCCGGCGCTGCAGACGGGGCTGTTCGACAGCGTGTGGGTGCAATTCTACAACAACCCGCCGTGCCAGTACGCCAACGGCGACGCCAGCAACCTGGTGAGCGCGTGGAACACGTGGACCGGCGGCGTCAGCGCCGGGAGCTTCTACgtcggcgtgccggcggcggaggccgcggcggggAGCGGGTACGTGGCACCCGGCGACCTGACGTCGGCGGTGCTCCCCGCCGTGCAGGGCAACGCCAAGTACGGCGGCATCATGGTGTGGAACCGGTTCTACGACGTGCAGAACAACTTCAGCAACCAGGTGAAGAGCAGCGTCTGA